CATTGGTGTAGGCAATACGAATAGAAAAGGTCGTACATCAGCGATTTTAACAACCtattgacttaaatgaaaatttttgaatagttcagtaatcatttataatattttaaagttgaatgattaaaatataaacttactaataatttagtgatgTTAGATATAGTTTGCATTGGTAGAAGACGGTGAttaaaaatatttgagaaaattaaaaattaataataatggaTGAGCATGTGAAGAAAAAGACACCAAGAGAAAACGCGGTTTtcgttttattattataattattatacacCTTTAAGGActtaaattttttatagaataaAATGTTTGTAGTACTTTTGTACATGATATTTACTTACGAGGACTCAAAATAAGATAATTTTGTTCCTAAAGTATCTTATTATTAACCAATATCTGATTCGCATCAaagggtttatatttaaatacACATTAGTGTATAAATTTATACACTCACGTTTAATTAagactttatatatttatttgaaaGGTTTTTTAATGAGATATTAAGAATTATTACATGGTTGACTATAAATATAGAAATTTATATATagatagttttaatttttttaaataatattttttatttattaaaaataatgaaatgataaaatatattacacttttcaagaaaaaataaggtttaaattttaaaataatattttctaaAAGGATAATCACAAATCCAAAATcacataaaaagtaaaaataaaataatattaaactaaAAGCAATGATATTTCAACAAGGAATTGTCAAAAAaagcaataataataatagactAATTGACTTCGAAAGTCTTAGTTCACCTACAAAAGAAAGTCGACAAGCGAGTCCGATGAAGAAGTCACtgaataataataaaaccaaTAGACTTCCAAAGTCTTGTTTTtcctgaaaataaataaataatcatcACCAACTCGTATGAAGCAACCATAAACATCAGCACAAAAATCAGATTCTCAGGAATGAAAGATGCTCTACAAGAAATCAGTTGTGCATTTGATACTAGTCCTACTACTATCATTTTCTCTACTCTTGCCTCCATCTTCAACAACAAATACTCACTTAACTGGTAAGTGGAATTAAAACTATATATTAAAGTTGTTCTTGATTACTTATATTTATGATCTCTGTCTGAGTGTTTTTTTACTGAAAATTTTATGTTGGTATTTGGGGTTAAAATTATAGTTAAGGAAAGGAATGAAGTGATACATAGAGATCTAGGTGGAGGAAAACCAACTCCATGTCCTCCACATTATCCTGGTTGTCATGCACATAGTGGTCTTGCTCCATGTCATCCACATAGCCATGGTTGTCATCCACATGTTGATCTTACTTCTAATCATTGTAAGTACTGTCCTCATCCATAACACTGTTGATAGCCAGAAGGAAATTGTGTTAGCAGGGCAACCCAAATGAATGGTTATTAGAGACGATTACTTGTGATTTTGTATTCTAATAGTTTTCTTTTTACCAATCCCGCTTAAAaggttttatatattttagatcAATTTAGCATCCTAAAATTTTcaaagagagaagaaaaaaatatatgtaGGGCCGGCTAGCTTCCATTGAGGAATTGTTAAAAAACACAAATGAGATCAACTTTTGTGCTTTATGATTGGTAGATGAGACCCAAATATACATTATACAGTAAGCACTACGCAGTTATAAATAACCTTTAATCCCCTTCAAAAGCAATCACTAAGTAACCCAATCAGATCAAAGCTGCCAAAAATTGGCTTCAACCTAACATGGGTTGTAAGATAATCACAATGCTTTCAATACTCGCTCTACTTCTGTCACTTTCACTACTCTTGCTTGCATCTTCAACCACCAGTACTCGCGTTGCTGAAACCCTGTTGATTacttatatatacatatctaTTATGTAGCCCTTGGAGGAAGACCTGGTCATGGAAGCAGTGGTATTCTACCCTGAGTTCCTCCTGGTCGCTGCTGCTGATAGTAGCGAGAAGAAAGTGAGATTGTTTGGGATT
The Gossypium arboreum isolate Shixiya-1 chromosome 10, ASM2569848v2, whole genome shotgun sequence genome window above contains:
- the LOC108463627 gene encoding uncharacterized protein LOC108463627, with product MLYKKSVVHLILVLLLSFSLLLPPSSTTNTHLTVKERNEVIHRDLGGGKPTPCPPHYPGCHAHSGLAPCHPHSHGCHPHVDLTSNHSLGGRPGHGSSGILP